One window of the Manihot esculenta cultivar AM560-2 chromosome 14, M.esculenta_v8, whole genome shotgun sequence genome contains the following:
- the LOC122721677 gene encoding uncharacterized protein LOC122721677 isoform X1, with the protein MVIVEEPRAEDIISNNSLYKIVDIIQSLNGLSRPIIEYALSSLSRSIIECKKKKSSEAHPLILLYQVYFFLTQNEEQFQDCPPMPPHGQLGYGYGTIEEVIFSSTQQVVFPSTAMSLIIPNIISNNSLYKIVDIIQSLNGLSRPIIEYASFEQPVKTHHRMQKKKIIRSSSPHLLIPDILFPYQK; encoded by the exons ATATTATTTCCAACAATAGCTTGTACAAgattgttgatataattcaaagtTTGAATGGCTTGTCAAGACCTATCATCGAATATGCTTTGAGCAGCCTGTCAAGATCCATCATcgaatgcaaaaaaaaaaaatcatcagaAGCTCATCCTCTTATCCTCTTATATCAGGTATACTTTTTCCTTACCCAGAATGAAGAACAATTTCAAGACTGTCCACCCATGCCACCACATGGACAATTGGGATATGGATATGGTACAATAGAGGAAGTTATATTTTCTTCAACACAGCAAGTTGTATTTCCTTCAACGGCAATGTCGTTAATAATACCTA ATATTATTTCCAACAATAGCTTGTACAAgattgttgatataattcaaagtTTGAATGGCCTGTCAAGACCCATCATCGAATATGCAAGCTTTGAGCAGCCTGTCAAGACCCATCATcgaatgcaaaaaaaaaaaatcatcagaAGCTCATCCCCTCATCTTCTTATACCAGATATACTTTTTCCTTACCAAAAATGA
- the LOC122721677 gene encoding uncharacterized protein LOC122721677 isoform X2 — protein sequence MVIVEEPRAEDIISNNSLYKIVDIIQSLNGLSRPIIEYALSSLSRSIIECKKKKSSEAHPLILLYQVYFFLTQNEEQFQDCPPMPPHGQLGYGYGTIEEVIFSSTQQVVFPSTAMSLIIPSRYYFQQ from the exons ATATTATTTCCAACAATAGCTTGTACAAgattgttgatataattcaaagtTTGAATGGCTTGTCAAGACCTATCATCGAATATGCTTTGAGCAGCCTGTCAAGATCCATCATcgaatgcaaaaaaaaaaaatcatcagaAGCTCATCCTCTTATCCTCTTATATCAGGTATACTTTTTCCTTACCCAGAATGAAGAACAATTTCAAGACTGTCCACCCATGCCACCACATGGACAATTGGGATATGGATATGGTACAATAGAGGAAGTTATATTTTCTTCAACACAGCAAGTTGTATTTCCTTCAACGGCAATGTCGTTAATAATACCTAGTAG ATATTATTTCCAACAATAG